Proteins from one Palaemon carinicauda isolate YSFRI2023 chromosome 44, ASM3689809v2, whole genome shotgun sequence genomic window:
- the LOC137634225 gene encoding uncharacterized protein PF3D7_1120000-like, which translates to MKEQENEQETIRKEKEDIKKTLNGKINQLENDCVQKDLKMKEQEKLLKNLKTEKEIINKVQNEKSELQNEYNEKEKLLEILKIENEALKKVQNQKTEQLKQLVNEVVELKREKDEQERLKAKMASDYQNLEKAYNDKDLQMKELKKLLENLKTENNGLKNFRKDPVNKLRNEEEELKAEKEKLESEYENLKKECAKKDDQLKRQERLLESLKPGHKGPKKFQKDHIIIWKNKVDELNAEKEEQEKLNAKMASDYQNLLKECAKKDLEMKKQERLLEILKTENEATQAQKEQLRNEINKLKAEKQAKENMKAEKQAKENMKAEKQAKENIKAEKTSDQEKEKEFVKTDFKGNEQQKNEEIKNECKECKKETENKKDDQRGKLLKDGLLAHKNKRFDEAMTHFTDALAIDSDNKEQTALLHILRAEANAASRNPQDMDIVLDCCQAVDKGLQGCRAYMLRGKHLLKLGLFDAAMNDFETTRKVASSKECLKFIEDTKALKKKWESQSHYEVLGVGQTATRADVLKAFKDLSMKLHPDRHRDKPEFLQGAFEEKFKRVVNAKIVLTDDQSRRAYDAELLQRPRQQPGQWDQRQQNFQHPGQQPGQWDQRQQNFQCPGQQPGQWYQRRQNFQRPGQQPGQWDQRRQNFHFEPRGDQRQYYYYYAPTGGQSFGNLFEMFEELFRNM; encoded by the coding sequence ATGAAAGAACAGGAGAACGAAcaagaaactattagaaaagaaaaggaagatattaaaaagacattgaatggaaaaataaaccaactagaaaatgattgcgtccaaaaagatctcaagatgaaggaacaggaaaagTTGCTGAAAAATCtaaaaactgaaaaggaaataatCAATAAAGTACAAAATGAAAAAAGTGAATTGCAAAATGAGTATAACGAAAAAGAAAAGCTACTTGAAAttctaaaaattgaaaatgaagccCTGAAGAAAGTTCAGAATCAGAAAACTGAACAACTAAAACAATTGGTAAATGAAGTGgttgaattgaagagagaaaaagacGAGCAAGAAAGGCTGAAAGCTAAAATGGCGTCTGATTATCAAAATCTCGAAAAGGCGTACAATGACAAAGATCTTCAAATGAAAGAACTGAAAAAGTTACTGGAAAatcttaaaacagaaaataatggacTGAAAAATTTTCGAAAGGATCCtgtaaataaattgagaaatgaagaagaagaactaaaggcagaaaaagaaaaattggagTCAGAATATGAAAATCTGAAGAAAGAGTGCGCCAAAAAAGATGATCAGTTGAAACGACAGGAAAGGTTACTGGAAAGTCTTAAACCTGGGCATAAGGGACCGAAGAAATTCCAAAAGGATCATataattatatggaaaaataaGGTAGATGAATTGAATGCAGAGAAAGAGGAGCAAGAAAAGCTGAATGCAAAGATGGCGTCAGATTACCAAAATCTCTTAAAAGAATGCGCCAAGAAAGATCTTGAGATGAAGAAACAGGAAAGGTTACTTGAGATTCTTAAAACTGAAAATGAGGCCACTCAAGCACAAAAGGAACAGTTGAGGAACGAAATAAACAAGctgaaggccgagaaacaggcgaaagaaaacatgaaggccgagaaacaggcgaaagaaaacatgaaggccgagaaacaggcgaaagaaaacattaaggctgagaagacttctgatcaagaaaaggaaaaggaattcGTCAAGACAGACTTTAAGGGGAACGAACAGcagaagaatgaagaaattaagaacGAGTGTAAGGAGTGTaagaaggaaacggaaaataaGAAGGATGATCAGCGGGGAAAGTTATTAAAGGATGGGTTATTAGCTCATAAAAATAAAAGGTTCGATGAGGCCATGACCCATTTTACAGATGCCTTGGCAATAGATTCGGACAACAAAGAACAAACCGCTCTTCTGCACATCCTTCGGGCTGAGGCGAACGCAGCCTCCAGAAACCCTCAGGACATGGATATCGTATTGGACTGTTGTCAAGCCGTCGATAAAGGTCTTCAAGGATGCCGAGCCTACATGCTTCGagggaagcaccttctcaaacttggccttttcgacgctgccatgAATGACTTCGAAACTACGAGGAAAGTTGCGAGCTCTAAGGAATGTTTGAAATTCATAGAAGATACTAAGGCACTAAAGAAGAAATGGGAGAGCCAAAGCCATTATGAGGTTTTGGGTGTGGGTCAGACGGCCACCAGGGCAGACGTTTTAAAAGCCTTCAAAGACTTGTCCATGAAGTTACACCCGGACAGACACCGGGACAAGCCCGAATTCCTACAGGGGGCATTCGAGGAGAAGTTCAAAAGAGTGGTTAATGCTAAAATTGTTCTGACGGATGATCAAAGCAGAAGGGCATACGATGCAGAGCTTCTACAACGCCCAAGACAACAACCAGGACAGTGGGACCAACGTCAGCAGAACTTCCAACACCCAGGACAACAGCCAGGACAGTGGGACCAACGTCAGCAGAACTTCCAATGCCCAGGACAACAGCCAGGACAGTGGTACCAACGTCGGCAGAACTTCCAACGGCCAGGACAACAGCCAGGACAGTGGGACCAACGTCGGCAGAACTTCCATTTCGAACCAAGAGGGGACCAACGTCAGTACTACTACTATTATGCACCAACAGGGGGACAATCTTTTGGGAATTTGTTTGAAATGTTTGAAGAATTGTTCAGGAATATGTAA